The Vicia villosa cultivar HV-30 ecotype Madison, WI linkage group LG1, Vvil1.0, whole genome shotgun sequence genome includes a region encoding these proteins:
- the LOC131644240 gene encoding nuclear pore complex protein NUP98A, with protein sequence MFGSTNPFGQSSSPFGSSQSVFGQQTNNSSNNPFAPKPFGSPTTPFGSQTPAFGGTSTGVFGAAQTSSPFSSNTTFGASSSPAFGSSMPAFGASSSPAFGSSAFGQKPAFGGFGSTTTSSPFGSATQPSQPAFGSNTQQSQPAFGSSIFGSSTPFGASSQPAFGATSTPAFGATSTPAFGATSTPAFGASSTPAFGATSTPAFGSTSTSAFGNTGGAFGMSSTPVFGGGGAFGASSSPVFGSSSTSAFGASSTPAFGTSSSPAFSFGSSTQAFGQSSAAFGSSSPFGSTTSAFGGQSSAFGSQTPTPAFGSTGMGQSGFGGQRGGSRVASYSATTETDSGNTPPGKLESISAMPVYRDKSHEELRWEDYQLGDKGGPLASAPQPTGMAGFNSSTTQTNAFSPSPVFGQSSANPFSSTTPNSNPFAPKTSTFSSGFGTSAPAFSSSAFGSSTSAAAPSIFGSSSSPFGANTSSQAFGSSSSLFNTAAQSTSSPFGSSIFGNTQPSQLFSSAAPSNSQSSSVFGQNTSPFGQTGGFSQSSLFSSPSSGLAGGIFSNSAPLTSNAMTGFGQTAPSMSTPFQSAQPAQSSGAFSFSNFGQTQPAGASSFGGTSGMFGQNNFGLQAIPQNSVVAQAAPITNPFGTLPALPQMSIGRVGTTPSVQYGISSMPAQDKPATVRISSLLTSRHLSQRRIKFPLRKYKNEGTKVPFFTDDEDTPTTPKADALFIPRENPRALIICPMEQWPGKASEKASTFKDRYTSVNGNGISSREAVTAPNDRTGSQDKEKIAAENGAVKEQVQQPIPTKHASNGSNEDQSPQKADMYKTLGGHRAGEAAIVYEHGADVEALMPKLRRSDYFTLPRIHELAAKERAEPGFCSHVKEFVVGRQGYGSIRFLGVTDVRGLDLESVVQFNNREVIVYMDDSKKPPVGQGLNKPAEVTLLNIKCFDKKTGQQYTEGPRIEKYKEMLKRKAEDQGAEFVSYDPNKGEWKFRVNHFSVYKLVDDDSWTQVDA encoded by the exons ATGTTCGGTTCAACAAATC CTTTTGGGCAGTCGTCCAGCCCGTTTGGCTCCTCGCAGTCGGTGTTTGGGCAGCAGACGAATAATTCGAGTAACAATCCTTTTGCTCCAAAGCCATTTGGTAGCCCAACAACTCCATTTGGATCGCAAACACCTGCTTTTGGGGGTACTTCCACGGGAGTATTTGGCGCGGCACAAACGTCGTCTCCTTTCTCTTCGAATACTACTTTCGGCGCTTCGTCGTCACCGGCTTTCGGGAGTTCAATGCCTGCATTTGGGGCGTCTTCATCTCCTGCTTTTG GATCATCTGCCTTTGGTCAGAAGCCTGCTTTTGGAGGTTTTGGCTCTACTACTACTTCAAGTCCATTTGGAAGTGCCACCCAACCATCACAACCAGCATTTGGAAGTAACACCCAACAATCGCAACCAGCATTTGGAAGCAGCATATTTGGTTCCTCAACACCTTTTGGTGCATCATCCCAGCCGGCATTTGGTGCGACCAGCACTCCTGCATTTGGTGCGACCAGCACCCCTGCATTTGGTGCGACCAGCACTCCTGCGTTTGGTGCGTCCAGCACCCCGGCTTTTGGTGCGACCAGCACCCCGGCATTTGGTTCAACATCAACCTCAGCTTTTGGTAACACAGGGGGTGCATTTGGCATGTCAAGTACTCCTGTGTTTGGAGGTGGGGGAGCCTTTGGGGCGTCAAGTAGTCCTGTATTTGGCTCATCAAGCACATCTGCATTTGGAGCTTCCAGCACTCCTGCTTTTGGTACTTCTAGTAGCCCAGCTTTTAGTTTTGGCTCGTCCACTCAGGCTTTTGGTCAGTCTAGTGCTGCATTTGGTTCCAGCAGCCCATTTGGCAGTACAACCTCAGCCTTTGGAGGTCAGAGTTCTGCATTTG GATCACAGACTCCCACTCCAGCATTTGGAAGTACTGGTATGGGGCAGTCAGGATTTGGAGGTCAGCGGGGTGGAAGTAGAGTAGCTAGTTACTCAGCTACAACTGAAACAGATAGTGGTAACACACCACCTGGAAAATTGGAGTCCATATCAGCCATGCCTGTTTACAGAGATAAAAGCCATGAGGAGCTACGATGGGAGGACTATCAATTGGGAGATAAAG GAGGACCACTTGCCTCTGCTCCACAGCCAACTGGTATGGCTGGCTTTAATTCATCTACGACACAAACAAATGCCTTTTCTCCATCACCTGTATTTGGTCAATCATCAGCCAATCCTTTCTCTAGCACAACACCTAATTCTAACCCATTTGCACCGAAGACTTCAACATTTTCTTCTGGATTTGGAACTTCAGCTCCTGCTTTCAGTTCATCGGCTTTTGGTTCTTCAACGTCAGCAGCAGCACCATCCATTTTTGGCTCATCCTCATCCCCGTTTGGTGCCAACACTTCGTCGCAGGCATTTGGGTCATCCTCTTCCCTGTTTAATACTGCAGCTCAGAGTACATCTTCACCATTTGGCTCAAGCATTTTTGGCAACACCCAGCCATCCCAATTATTTAGCTCTGCAGCCCCTTCAAATTCACAGTCTAGTTCTGTTTTCGGTCAGAATACCTCCCCCTTTGGGCAGACTGGCGGGTTTAGTCAATCAAGCTTGTTCAGCTCACCTTCATCTGGGCTTGCTGGAGGCATTTTCTCAAACAGCGCACCACTCACCTCCAATGCTATGACAGGTTTTGGTCAAACAGCG CCGTCAATGTCAACACCATTCCAATCTGCGCAACCTGCTCAGTCAAGTGGTGCCTTTTCCTTTAGCAACTTTGGCCAGACGCAACCTG CTGGTGCAAGTAGCTTTGGTGGAACTTCAGGCATGTTTGGTCAGAATAATTTTGGACTTCA GGCTATTCCCCAGAATTCCGTGGTTGCACAAGCAGCACCCATTACAAATCCGTTTGGAACGCTACCTGCTTTACCTCAGATGTCAATTGGCCGAGTTGGAACTACTCCTTCTGTTCAATACGGAATCTCTAGCATGCCG GCCCAAGACAAACCGGCTACCGTAAGAATATCCTCCTTATTGACTTCTCGCCACCTCTCACAAAGACGGATCAAGTTTCCTTTAAGGAAATATAAGAATGAGGGAACAAAG GTTCCATTCTTTACTGATGATGAGGACACTCCGACCACACCAAAGGCTGATGCCCTTTTCATTCCTAGGGAAAATCCAAGGGCATTGATCATTTGTCCCATGGAGCAGTGGCCTGGAAAGGCTTCCGAGAAAGCATCTACTTTTAAGGATAGATACACCTCTGTGAATGGGAATG GGATAAGCTCAAGAGAAGCAGTTACCGCACCCAATGATAGGACCGGCTCACAGGATAAAGAGA AGATTGCAGCTGAAAATGGTGCTGTCAAGGAGCAAGTTCAGCAGCCTATTCCTACAAAGCATGCATCAAATGGGAGTAATGAAGACCAGTCTCCGCAAAAGGCGGATATGTATAAGACACTCGGTGGGCACAGAGCCGGTGAGGCTGCCATTGTGTATGAACATGGAGCTGATGTTGAGGCACTAATGCCAAAGCTACGGAGATCTGATTACTTCACACTGCCTCGTATACATGAACTGGCGGCCAAGGAAAGAGCTGAACCAGGATTCTGCAGTCATGTCAAGGAGTTTGTGGTTGGAAGGCAAGGTTATGGCAGCATCAGATTTTTGGGCGTGACAGATGTACGAGGGCTTGATCTTGAGTCCGTTGTTCAATTTAATAATCGTGAGGTGATTGTATACATGGATGATTCAAAGAAACCTCCTGTTGGACAGGGGCTGAATAAGCCTGCTGAGGTAACACTCCTCAACATCaaatgttttgataaaaaaacTGGACAACAGTATACTGAAGGGCCAAGAatcgagaaatacaaagagatgctgaagagaaaggctgaaGATCAAGGTGCCGAGTTTGTATCATATGATCCCAATAAGGGGGAGTGGAAGTTCAGGGTCAACCACTTCAGTGTTTACAAGCTGGTAGATGATGACAGTTGGACACAAGTTGATGCATAA
- the LOC131644241 gene encoding uncharacterized protein LOC131644241: MFHNFTVVVMDILGNVFGFIAPLWIAVIFGVVVGWAWKPKWAIEPNSYDWNGLFKFRVPWGSDSELQNQPGFSDSSGGSSESEKGLRCLVTEGDLQNLCKLVEEKDGGPAWIQMMDRSTPTMSYQAWRRDPESGPPQYRSRTTFEDATPEMVRDFFWDDEYRLRWDDMLIHASTIQECEVTGTMIVQWVRKFPFFCSDREYIIGRRIWNAERNYYCVTKGVPCSSVPRQSKPKRVDLYYSSYCIRAVKSRKDDQRASCEILLFHHEDMGIPWEIAKLGVRQGMWGAVQKFDPGLRAYKKERDSGAPLSRSAKNAKVHTKVTTDYVRSLEDSTSNLLEIENHDSSDKPTGRNIPKLLVVGGAIALACTLDQGLVTKAVIFGIARRFGKFGRRL, from the exons ATGTTTCATAATTTTACGGTTGTTGTTATGGACATTTTGGGAAATGTTTTTGGTTTCATAGCTCCGTTGTGGATTGCGGTTATCTTTGGGGTTGTTGTTGGTTGGGCTTGGAAACCTAAATGGGCTATTGAACCGAATAGTTATGATTGGAATGGTTTGTTCAAGTTTCGGGTTCCTTGGGGTAGTGATTCGGAGCTTCAGAATCAACCCGGGTTTTCCGATag TTCTGGTGGCTCTTCGGAAAGTGAAAAGGGGTTGAGGTGTTTAGTGACGGAAGGTGATTTGCAGAATTTGTGTAAGTTGGTTGAGGAGAAAGATGGTGGACCTGCTTGGATTCAGATGATGGATCGTTCTACTCCAACCATGAGTTATCAAGCTTGGCGGAGGGACCCAGAG AGTGGACCGCCACAGTATCGCAGTAGAACGACGTTTGAAGATGCGACTCCTGAAATGGTTAGGGATTTTTTTTGGGATGATGAGTATCGGCTGAGGTGGGACGATATGCTTATACATGCTTCAACTATTCAAGAGTGTGAGGTCACTGGTACAATGATTGTGCAGTGGGTGCGCAAG TTTCCCTTCTTTTGCAGTGATAGAGAATATATCATAGGTCGTCGAATTTGGAATGCAGAGCGGAATTACTACTGTGTCACTAAG GGAGTGCCTTGTTCCTCTGTGCCAAGGCAGAGCAAACCTAAACGAGTAGACCTTTATTATTCAAGCTATTGTATTCGTGCAG TTAAATCAAGAAAAGATGACCAGCGGGCTTCATGTGAAATTTTATTGTTTCACCATGAAGATATGGGCATACCCTGGGAAATTGCTAAACTTGGAGTTCGTCAGGGTATGTGGGGAGCTGTCCAGAAGTTTGATCCCGGACTACGTGCATATAAAAAAGAAAGGGATTCCGGTGCTCCGTTGTCCCGAAGTGCTAAAAACGCAAAAGTCCACACCAAAGTAACTACCGACTATGTGAGATCTTTGGAAGACTCAACCAGTAATTTGTTGGAGATTGAAAATCATGATTCTTCTGACAAACCAACGGGGAGAAACATACCTAAGCTTCTAGTTGTTGGCGGAGCCATTGCTCTTGCCTGCACTCTTGATCAAGGGCTAGTGACTAAGGCAGTTATATTCGGAATAGCTAGAAGATTTGGAAAATTCGGAAGGAGGTTGTGA